One part of the Nitrospira defluvii genome encodes these proteins:
- the fliE gene encoding flagellar hook-basal body complex protein FliE — MTDLRIAGANQPHPIEIPEIKESGQAGGANFVDSLQEAIGHINDAQTGASQAVDALVTGQNTNIHQAMVALQQADASFQLMMQVRNKLVTAYEEIQRMQI, encoded by the coding sequence ATGACTGACTTGCGGATCGCAGGAGCGAATCAGCCTCATCCGATCGAAATTCCCGAGATCAAGGAGTCCGGGCAGGCGGGGGGAGCGAATTTCGTCGATTCGCTGCAAGAGGCGATCGGGCACATCAACGATGCGCAAACCGGAGCCAGTCAGGCTGTCGACGCGCTGGTTACCGGTCAGAACACCAACATTCATCAGGCGATGGTGGCCCTGCAACAGGCCGATGCCTCGTTTCAGCTCATGATGCAGGTCCGGAATAAGTTAGTGACGGCCTACGAAGAAATTCAACGGATGCAGATTTAA
- the flgC gene encoding flagellar basal body rod protein FlgC, which yields MDLTDSLAVSVSALDAHRHRLNVIASNLANAQSTKTSTGGPYRRRDVVFQAAPVSSAFQRAFKQVSTGPGKHALDGVKVARVIEDQKPGQKVYDPRHPDADQKGFVTMPNVNVMEEMVNMIGASRAYEANVQAVNASRTMWNRALEIGR from the coding sequence ATGGATTTAACGGATAGTCTCGCAGTCTCGGTGTCCGCACTCGATGCGCATCGACATCGCTTGAATGTGATTGCCAGCAACCTGGCGAACGCTCAGTCCACCAAAACGAGCACGGGCGGCCCCTATCGTCGCCGCGATGTGGTTTTTCAAGCCGCGCCGGTGTCATCCGCGTTTCAGCGTGCGTTTAAGCAGGTTTCGACGGGGCCTGGAAAGCATGCGCTGGACGGCGTGAAGGTCGCTCGGGTGATCGAGGACCAGAAGCCGGGACAGAAGGTGTACGACCCTCGCCATCCGGATGCCGATCAGAAGGGTTTCGTCACGATGCCCAATGTGAATGTCATGGAAGAGATGGTGAATATGATCGGCGCGTCTCGGGCGTATGAAGCGAACGTGCAGGCTGTCAATGCGTCTCGCACCATGTGGAATCGCGCGTTGGAGATCGGGAGGTAA